The Deltaproteobacteria bacterium genomic interval GCGATGGTTGTAAAACCGTACTGGCCAATGAACAAGTCAAAGAAGGGAAATGCTGGCGCTGTTCCACGTTGGTCGCGCAAAAGCCGCTGGAGCAATGGTTTTTCAAAATCACCGATTACGCCGAAGAACTGCTGAACGACATTGACCTCAAACTGCAAGGCTGGCCCGACCGCGTGAAGACAATGCAGAAAGAATGGATCGGCAGATCGGATGGAGCCCTGATAAAATTCAACATCCAAAATTCAAAATCCAAAATTGAGATTTTTACCACCCGCCCCGACACGCTTTACGGCGCCACTTTCATGAGTCTTGCGTGCGAACATCCCCTGCTGATGGAACTGGCACAAAAAGGGGGAAAACAAAAAGAGGTGCAAGCCTTTGTCGAAAAAACATCCCATTTGGAACGGATGAAGCGCCTGACCGGAGAGTATGAAAAAGAGGGAGTTTTCACGGGATGCTATTGCATCAATCCTGTCACACAAGAAAAAATGCCGATTTACGCGGCCAATTTTGTTTTGATGGATTACGGAACCGGAGCGGTGATGGCCGTTCCCGCACATGACCAAAGAGATTTTGAATTTGCAAAGAAATATAAATTGCCGCTCCGACTTGTGATTCAGCCGGAAGGGGAAAAGTTGGTCGTGGAAAAATTGGAAGCGGCTTACGAAGGTCCCGGAAAGCTTGTCGCTTCTGCCGAGTTTGATGGTTTGGATAATGAAGAGGCCAAGAAAAAAATCACGCAAAAATTAAAAAAGATGGGTGTGGGAGATGTGACCGTGCATTTTAAATTGAAAGACTGGTGTCTCTCCCGCCAGCGCTATTGGGGTGCGCCAATCCCAATCATCTATTGCGCCGATTGCGGAACCGTGCCCGTGCCCGAAAATGATTTGCCCGTGAAACTCCCCACCGATGTTCCTTTCACGGGAGAGGGGGGTTCGCCGCTTTCCAAAGTTGAAAAATTTGTGAATGTAAAATGCCCTGAGTGCGGCAAAAAAGCGCGGCGTGAAACCGACACGATGGACACGTTTGTCGAATCGAGTTGGTATTTGCTCCGTTATGTCTCTCCCAAATATGACAAGGGCATGGTCGACCCGAAGAAAATTGATTACTGGATGCCGATTGACCAATACATCGGAGGCATTGAACACGCCGTGGGGCATTTGATTTATTCGCGTTACTTCACAAAAGTCATGCGTGATTTGGGGATGATTAAACTCAATGAACCCGTCACAAATTTGATGTGTCAGGGAATGGTTTGTCTGGGCGGCTCTGCGATGAGTAAATCAAAAGGGAATGTGGTCGACCCCGACACCATCATCGAAAAATATGGAGCTGACACAGCTCGTTTGTTTATCCTCTTTGCGGCCCCCGTTGAGAAAGATCTTGAATGGAATGATGCCGCGGTTGAGGGAATGTTTCGGTTTTTGGGAAGAGTGTGGCGGCTCGTAACCGAAACCAAAAATCAAAAAGCAAAAATCAAAAATAAAGAAGAAGAATGGCGCAATAAAACCATCAAGAAAGTAACCGAAGATTTGGAAAAATTTCATTTCAACACGGCGATTTCCTCACTGATGGAATATGTAAATTACTTACAGACCATGGACCATGGACCA includes:
- a CDS encoding leucine--tRNA ligase, whose translation is MQTYNPGVLEVKWQKYWEEKKLFKAVEESKKKKYYILGMLPYPSGRIHMGHVRNYTVVDVSARFKRMNEFSVLHPMGWDAFGLPAENAAIKNKIHPAKWTYENIDVMRTQLKRMGYSIDWDREFATCDADYYRWEQFLFLKMFQKGMVYRKEKLLNWCDGCKTVLANEQVKEGKCWRCSTLVAQKPLEQWFFKITDYAEELLNDIDLKLQGWPDRVKTMQKEWIGRSDGALIKFNIQNSKSKIEIFTTRPDTLYGATFMSLACEHPLLMELAQKGGKQKEVQAFVEKTSHLERMKRLTGEYEKEGVFTGCYCINPVTQEKMPIYAANFVLMDYGTGAVMAVPAHDQRDFEFAKKYKLPLRLVIQPEGEKLVVEKLEAAYEGPGKLVASAEFDGLDNEEAKKKITQKLKKMGVGDVTVHFKLKDWCLSRQRYWGAPIPIIYCADCGTVPVPENDLPVKLPTDVPFTGEGGSPLSKVEKFVNVKCPECGKKARRETDTMDTFVESSWYLLRYVSPKYDKGMVDPKKIDYWMPIDQYIGGIEHAVGHLIYSRYFTKVMRDLGMIKLNEPVTNLMCQGMVCLGGSAMSKSKGNVVDPDTIIEKYGADTARLFILFAAPVEKDLEWNDAAVEGMFRFLGRVWRLVTETKNQKAKIKNKEEEWRNKTIKKVTEDLEKFHFNTAISSLMEYVNYLQTMDHGPRTMDLETIVILLSPLAPHMAEELWQHLGHKQSILQEPWPMWDEKALVASTMLIVVQVNGKLRGNMEVPVDEKEEMIKSQALALEKVKPFLDGKQIVKTIYVPKKLMNVVVK